A genomic region of Gossypium hirsutum isolate 1008001.06 chromosome D01, Gossypium_hirsutum_v2.1, whole genome shotgun sequence contains the following coding sequences:
- the LOC107920992 gene encoding pentatricopeptide repeat-containing protein At4g14190, chloroplastic, translating to MLLVETYHQHCRLRALIEKLEKEGSCPMQILGDDGDWTKNDFWAAIKFLRHAFRSNEILQGFMNSLYSQSFAQFNKQPVNLQALQQGQGSQNQKLQFNG from the exons ATGCTTCTTGTTGAGACTTACCATCAACACTGCAGGCTTAGGGCTTTAATTGAAAAGCTGGAGAAGGAGGGCTCTTGCCCTATGCAAATACTTGGAGATGATGGAGATTGGACCAAAAATGATTTCTGGGCTGCAATTAAATTTCTCAGGCATGCCTTCAGATCCAATGAAATCCTCCAG GGTTTTATGAATTCCCTCTACTCTCAGTCATTTGCTCAGTTCAACAAACAGCCAGTAAACTTGCAGGCTCTTCAGCAGGGACAAGGCTCCCAAAACCAGAAACTTCAATTTAATGGTTAA